A stretch of Imperialibacter roseus DNA encodes these proteins:
- a CDS encoding FG-GAP repeat domain-containing protein produces the protein MKPFKRVTIPFFVLLVSVQSHAQPMKDHIVADDIPFKKTVLFDKFVSEGVAVGDVNNDGLTDIMAGPFWFEAPNWIRHEIYEPKLYVAEKEWSNSMLNFSLDVNQDGWIDFIRVDFPGKAVYWHENPQGKEGYWKEYMIHETVGNESPGFYDMDGDGRKDILCGDVTNKQMIWLKSPGKKGDTNWTKYTISLPGTPGSENFSHGLGHADVNGDGRKDVVIREGWWEAPSDVTQAAWFWHPSNLGEPCSHMYTVDFTQDGNLDVFSASAHERGIWWYENEGDGSNQKFTRHLITDEMSETHAVAFSDINGDGKKDFVTGKRYYAHMRQGTGALEPAYLYWFEYVPGKEPKWIAHEIDDDSGVGLNVVAEDINKDGLTDVVIANKKGIFVFEQGK, from the coding sequence ATGAAGCCATTTAAAAGAGTTACGATCCCTTTCTTCGTTTTATTAGTATCGGTGCAGTCCCATGCCCAGCCCATGAAGGACCACATCGTGGCCGACGATATCCCCTTCAAAAAAACCGTCCTCTTCGATAAATTCGTCTCTGAAGGAGTGGCCGTAGGCGATGTCAACAACGACGGCCTGACCGACATCATGGCCGGCCCCTTCTGGTTCGAAGCTCCCAACTGGATCCGGCACGAAATCTACGAACCAAAACTCTACGTTGCCGAAAAGGAATGGAGCAACTCCATGCTTAACTTCTCGCTGGACGTGAACCAGGATGGCTGGATCGACTTTATCCGGGTCGATTTTCCGGGCAAGGCTGTTTACTGGCATGAGAACCCCCAGGGAAAGGAAGGCTACTGGAAGGAGTACATGATCCATGAAACCGTGGGCAACGAATCTCCCGGATTTTATGATATGGATGGTGACGGTCGAAAGGACATCTTGTGCGGAGATGTAACCAACAAGCAAATGATCTGGCTGAAGTCGCCCGGTAAAAAAGGGGATACCAACTGGACAAAATACACCATTAGTTTGCCGGGCACACCTGGCTCTGAAAACTTCTCCCATGGCCTCGGCCATGCCGACGTGAACGGTGACGGACGGAAGGATGTGGTGATCAGAGAAGGTTGGTGGGAAGCGCCGAGCGATGTTACTCAGGCGGCCTGGTTCTGGCATCCATCCAACCTTGGCGAGCCATGCTCCCACATGTATACTGTGGATTTTACGCAAGATGGAAACCTGGATGTTTTCTCTGCCTCTGCCCACGAGAGAGGCATCTGGTGGTATGAAAACGAAGGAGACGGTAGTAATCAGAAGTTCACCCGACACCTCATCACCGACGAAATGTCAGAAACTCATGCCGTAGCTTTCTCTGACATCAACGGCGATGGCAAAAAGGACTTTGTCACCGGCAAGCGCTACTATGCCCACATGCGCCAGGGCACTGGGGCTTTGGAGCCAGCTTACCTCTACTGGTTTGAATACGTGCCAGGCAAAGAGCCCAAATGGATCGCTCACGAAATCGATGACGACTCAGGCGTAGGCCTCAACGTAGTAGCTGAAGACATCAACAAAGACGGTCTGACTGATGTGGTGATTGCCAACAAGAAAGGGATTTTTGTGTTTGAGCAGGGGAAGTAA